In Populus nigra chromosome 1, ddPopNigr1.1, whole genome shotgun sequence, one genomic interval encodes:
- the LOC133670569 gene encoding SWI/SNF complex component SNF12 homolog, whose protein sequence is MSMNNNNNPPKSLGQSSSPFGNSGMVNPSMGSNPTFPQAQAQMGAGFQGGQFQLSQAQATLQAHLKAQQAHAQAQAAHAAQVQAAHAQFQAQLQAQGVSLNQNQSAGIGNLGSSSPSFSTPGNASAKRLPQKPLGRPPGVPMSSMVSPLKPMDLSSAARRKKQKLPEKQLQDRVAAILPESALYTQLLEFETRVDAALARKKVDIQEALKSPPCVQKTLRIYVFNTFANQIRTIPKKPNADPPTWTLKVIGRILEDGVDPDQPGAVQKSNPLYPKFSSFFKRVSIQLDQRLYPDNHIIIWEHARSPAPHEGFEVKRKGDKEFSVNIRLEMNYVPEKFKLSPALMEVLGIEVETRPRIIAAIWHYVKARKLQNPEDPSFFNCDAPLQKVFGESKMKFTMVSQRISQHLSPPQPIHLEHKIKLSGNSPAGTVCYDVVVDVPFPIQRELSALLANAEKNKEIDTCDEAICTAIRKIHEHRRRRAFFLGFSQSPVEFVNALIESQSKDLKLVAGEASRNAEKERRSDFFNQPWVEDAVIRYLNRKPAAGSDAPRSM, encoded by the exons GGTGCTGGCTTTCAGGGTGGTCAGTTCCAGCTGTCCCAAGCACAGGCTACTTTGCAAGCCCATTTGAAAGCGCAGCAGGCTCATGCTCAAGCACAAGCAGCTCACGCTGCTCAAGTTCAAGCAGCTCATGCACAATTCCAAGCGCAATTACAAGCGCAAGGGGTTTCTCTTAACCAAAATCAGAGTGCTGGAATAGGCAATTTGGGTTCATCTTCACCGTCGTTCTCGACTCCTGGCAATGCTAGTGCGAAACGGCTCCCTCAGAAACCTCTGGGTAGACCTCCTGGTGTTCCCATGTCGAGCATGGTTTCACCATTGAAACCCATGGATCTTTCTTCTGCTGCACGTAGGAAGAAGCAGAAGCTACCAGAGAAGCAGCTACAAGATAGAGTAGCAGCAATTCTGCCAGAGTCTGCTCTGTACACCCAGCTTCTTGAGTTTGAAACCCGTGTTGATGCTGCTTTAGCTAGAAAGAAGGTCGACATCCAGGAGGCGCTTAAAAGTCCTCCTTGTGTTCAGAAAACCCTTCGAATTTATGTCTTCAATACATTTGCCAATCAGATAAGAACAATCCCCAAGAAGCCAAATGCTGACCCTCCGACTTGGACTCTTAAAGTTATCGGGAGAATCTTGGAAGATGGGGTAGACCCTGACCAGCCTGGAGCAGTCCAGAAATCAAACCCATTGTACCCAAAGTTCTCATCTTTTTTCAAGAGAGTGTCAATTCAGCTGGATCAGAGACTATATCCTGATAATCATATCATTATATGGGAGCATGCTCGATCACCTGCACCTCACGAGGGTTTTGAAGTCAAGAGAAAAGGGGACAAAGAGTTCTCTGTGAATATACGATTGGAAATGAATTATGTGCCTGAGAAATTTAAGCTCTCTCCAGCTTTGATGGAAGTTCTTGGTATAGAGGTTGAAACCCGTCCTAGAATAATAGCTGCAATTTGGCATTATGTGAAGGCTAGGAAACTGCAGAACCCTGAGGACCCTTCATTTTTCAATTGCGATGCACCTCTTCAGAAAGTATTTGGGGAATCAAAGATGAAGTTCACGATGGTTTCACAGAGGATATCTCAGCATTTATCTCCTCCACAGCCGATACATTTGGAGCATAAAATTAAGCTATCGGGGAATAGTCCAGCTGGAACTGTCTGCTATGATGTGGTGGTTGACGTGCCATTCCCAATACAGAGGGAGTTGTCTGCTTTGTTGGCAAATGCTGAGAAGAATAAAGAGATCGATACTTGTGATGAGGCGATATGTACTGCTATAAGGAAAATTCATGAACATCGTCGGAGACGCGCATTCTTCCTTGGATTTAGTCAATCACCTGTCGAATTTGTCAATGCTCTCATTGAATCTCAAAGCAAGGATTTGAAGCTGGTAGCTGGAGAAGCTAGTAGAAATGCCGAGAAAGAGCGCCGCTCAGATTTCTTTAACCAGCCATG GGTTGAAGATGCTGTAATTCGATATTTGAATCGCAAGCCTGCTGCCGGAAGTGATGCTCCTCGGAGCATGTGA
- the LOC133670926 gene encoding ATPase family AAA domain-containing protein FIGL1-like: protein MDAYQNFCKQLLSIISCLHEQNAHLQKQQNTGRIPLLPSIPLFPGVPPHHHQLQQPSGSSFPRQPQVPGSSGSRQPQVPGSSRSQQHCQKQSITHLPRPGSSFSSKEVANALALPETNGWLFPNHKEPQGTQLNNRWQETPMHPSVAQFYKYLARPNFPPNPYILSPVNGSALNAQLRLKAPAESSASASPLGQNNPLSLQIPHFTEMGSSSTDGTRKKSLEMLRGPDDQLPEKLRHLEPHLLERIIYEIMDTDLNVCWDDIAGLEHAKKSVTQMVVWPLMRPDIFKGCRDLGSGLLLFGPPGTCKTMMAKTIAGEMKAAFFHLSARTLATKWVADSEKVVRTLFGIARCMQPAVIFCDEIDLILNKSTTYAHQYSRRLKMQFLTEMESMDNKTARILLIGATSRPHDLDEVALKHLTRRLHMPLPSPEARSYIISNLLKKDGLFSLSEKDLNTICCLTEGYSGSDMAILVKTAAMGPLRDAMKEGFKDIENLEAEKLRAVTLEDFWTSMQAVRPSVSPNETGAHAHWNLQFGSMSL from the exons ATGGACGCTTATCAAAATTTTTGCAAGCAGCTTCTTTCAATAATCAGCTGCTTGCACGAACAGAATGCACATCTACAGAAGCAGCAGAATACAGGACGGATTCCTCTTCTTCCGAGCATTCCTCTATTTCCGGGTGTtcctcctcatcatcatcagctGCAGCAGCCTTCAGGAAGTAGTTTCCCTCGACAACCACAAGTACCTGGAAGTTCTGGATCTCGACAACCACAAGTACCTGGAAGTTCTAGATCTCAACAACATTGCCAGAAACAAAGCATTACACACCTGCCGCGACCAGGAAGCAGTTTCTCGTCCAAAGAGGTCGCGAACGCGCTCGCATTGCCAGAAACAAATGGATGGCTGTTTCCTAACCACAAAGAGCCGCAGGGTACTCAATTGAACAATAGGTGGCAAGAAACTCCCATGCATCCATCGGTAGCCCAGTTCTACAAGTATCTTGCACGACCGAACTTTCCTCCGAATCCATACATATTGTCGCCAGTAAATGGATCG GCCCTAAATGCTCAATTGCGACTCAAAGCACCGGCCGAATCTTCAGCTTCGGCCTCTCCTCTAGGTCAAAACAATCCCCTAAGTTTGCAGATACCTCATTTTACAGAAATGGGCAGTAGCTCAACAGATGGGACGAGAAAGAAAAG TTTGGAGATGTTGAGAGGTCCTGATGACCAGCTACCTGAAAAATTACGACATTTGGAACCTCATCTGCTTGAACGAATTATTTATGAGATCATGGATACGGATCTTAATGTTTGCTGGGATGATATTG CTGGTCTTGAGCATGCCAAAAAAAGTGTCACTCAGATGGTGGTATGGCCTTTAATGCGTCCTGACATATTTAAGGGTTGTCGTGATCTTGGGAGTGGCCTTCTTCTATTTGGTCCACCG GGAACATGTAAAACTATGATGGCGAAAACTATAGCTGGAGAGATGAAAGCAGCCTTTTTTCATTTATCTGCCAGAACATTAGCTACCAAATGg GTTGCCGATTCTGAAAAGGTTGTGAGGACACTTTTTGGAATAGCCCGTTGTATGCAGCCAGCAGTCATTTTCTGTgatgaaattgatttaataCTAAATAAG AGTACAACGTATGCACACCAATACAGCAGGCGTCTCAAGATGCAGTTCCTAACTGAGATGGAAAGCATGGACAACAAGACTGCTCGGATTTTGCTTATAG GTGCAACAAGTAGACCTCATGATCTCGATGAGGTTGCCCTAAAACACCTAACCAGAAGACTGCATATGCCCTTGCCTTCACCAG AAGCAAGATCATATATCATTAGCAATCTATTGAAGAAGGATGGATTATTTTCCTTATCTGAAAAAGACTTGAACACTATTTGCTGCTTAACTGAAG ggtATTCAGGTTCTGATATGGCAATCTTAGTGAAAACCGCTGCCATGGGTCCCCTAAGAGATGCTATGAAAGAGGGTTTTAAGGATATAGAAAACTTGGAAGCAGAGAAGCTGAGAGCAGTGACCCTTGAG GACTTCTGGACTTCAATGCAAGCAGTAAGGCCTTCAGTTTCACCAAATGAAACTGGTGCACATGCTCATTGGAACCTGCAGTTTGGCAGCATGTCACTGTAG